A single region of the Ancylobacter novellus DSM 506 genome encodes:
- a CDS encoding branched-chain amino acid ABC transporter permease: MDQLLQHLANTLIMGGTYALLGIGLTLIFGIMRVVNFTHGELYAFGAYGLYFVAVVLGMNFYVSILFAIAGGMVLGALIELVLLRPKRGADIDTTMLLMIGAWIVLQNTEHLAWGSIAKSIPSPFPTEPLVIGPISLSWLRIFVFGVAILLIIATYFLINRTRLGNAMRATFQDTDTAALMGVNIRAIYTMTFALGSGLAAAAGALLGPVFVVTPTMGDLASLKAFAIVILGGLGNITGATIGGFILAFVEEIGAGYISSGYRDAMGFLIIIVVLLFRPTGIFARVERIG; the protein is encoded by the coding sequence GTGGACCAGTTACTCCAACACTTGGCCAATACACTGATCATGGGCGGCACCTATGCGCTGCTCGGCATCGGCCTGACGCTCATTTTCGGCATCATGCGCGTCGTCAACTTCACGCATGGCGAACTCTATGCGTTCGGCGCCTATGGCCTCTACTTCGTGGCTGTCGTGCTCGGCATGAATTTCTATGTCTCGATCCTGTTCGCCATCGCCGGCGGCATGGTTCTGGGCGCGCTGATCGAGCTGGTGCTGCTGCGCCCCAAGCGCGGGGCCGACATCGACACCACCATGCTGCTGATGATCGGTGCCTGGATCGTGCTTCAGAATACCGAGCACCTGGCCTGGGGCAGTATCGCCAAGTCCATTCCCTCGCCCTTTCCGACCGAGCCGCTGGTCATCGGACCGATTTCCCTGTCGTGGCTGCGCATCTTCGTCTTCGGCGTCGCCATCCTGCTGATCATCGCCACCTATTTCCTGATCAACCGGACCCGGCTCGGCAACGCCATGCGCGCGACCTTCCAGGACACGGACACGGCCGCGCTGATGGGCGTCAACATCCGCGCCATCTACACCATGACCTTCGCCCTCGGCTCGGGCCTCGCGGCCGCCGCCGGCGCGCTGCTGGGCCCGGTCTTCGTGGTGACGCCGACCATGGGCGACCTGGCCTCGCTCAAGGCGTTCGCCATCGTCATCCTCGGCGGTCTCGGAAACATCACCGGTGCGACCATCGGCGGCTTCATCCTCGCCTTCGTCGAGGAGATCGGTGCCGGATACATCTCCTCCGGCTACCGCGACGCCATGGGCTTCCTGATCATCATCGTCGTGCTGCTGTTCCGGCCGACCGGCATCTTCGCGCGCGTGGAGCGGATTGGATGA
- a CDS encoding branched-chain amino acid ABC transporter permease, translated as MTRLTPIIVLLFFASVPWWLTDQYLLHTLITTGIFILAAMSLNLLLGYTGQLSLGHVAFFGIGAYTSALTALGFDVELFGLFRVVHEPWPPVLGLLFGTLVAALCGFVIGKLSFRVRGAYFVIVTISFAEVTRLVSLNWVELTQGPLALPGIPPLTIGFPGLGYMTLWEKTENYYVVLAFIVLAYILIKRLVNSRFGRAMIALKGNESLATSVGIDVTRYLVIAAIVSAGMAGCAGALYAHYIQIIDPMIFMFLNTVTMVIMVITGGKGTLAGPLVGGLIFGLAPVVLRSYVGPEIQWILYGLLMIVVVFVLPQGIVPAIEQWFNRAKAEPLREPSVAGKGERA; from the coding sequence ATGACCCGTCTGACCCCCATCATCGTTCTGCTGTTCTTCGCCTCCGTTCCCTGGTGGCTGACGGACCAATATCTCCTCCACACGCTCATCACGACCGGCATCTTCATCCTCGCCGCGATGAGCCTGAACCTGCTGCTCGGCTATACCGGGCAGCTCAGCCTCGGCCATGTCGCGTTCTTCGGCATCGGCGCCTATACCAGCGCGCTGACGGCGCTCGGCTTCGACGTCGAGCTGTTCGGCCTGTTCCGGGTGGTCCACGAGCCGTGGCCGCCGGTGCTGGGGCTGCTGTTCGGGACGCTCGTCGCCGCCCTCTGCGGCTTCGTGATCGGCAAGCTCTCCTTCCGGGTGCGCGGGGCCTATTTCGTCATCGTCACCATCAGCTTCGCGGAGGTGACGCGGCTCGTCTCGCTGAACTGGGTGGAGCTGACGCAGGGCCCGCTCGCGCTTCCCGGCATTCCCCCGCTGACGATCGGCTTTCCCGGACTGGGCTACATGACGCTGTGGGAGAAGACCGAGAACTACTATGTCGTCCTCGCCTTCATCGTCCTCGCCTACATCCTCATCAAGCGGCTGGTGAACTCCCGCTTCGGCCGGGCGATGATCGCGCTGAAGGGCAATGAATCGCTGGCGACGTCGGTCGGCATCGACGTGACGCGCTACCTCGTGATCGCCGCGATCGTCTCGGCCGGCATGGCCGGCTGCGCCGGGGCGCTCTACGCCCATTACATCCAGATCATCGACCCGATGATCTTCATGTTCCTCAACACGGTGACGATGGTCATCATGGTCATCACCGGCGGAAAGGGCACGCTGGCCGGCCCGCTGGTCGGTGGGCTGATCTTCGGCCTCGCCCCGGTGGTGCTGCGTTCCTATGTCGGCCCGGAGATCCAGTGGATCCTCTACGGCCTGCTGATGATCGTGGTGGTGTTCGTGCTGCCGCAGGGCATTGTCCCGGCCATCGAGCAATGGTTCAACCGGGCGAAGGCGGAGCCGCTCCGCGAGCCGTCCGTCGCCGGGAAAGGAGAGCGGGCATGA
- a CDS encoding ABC transporter ATP-binding protein: MNAPVAATAALERPVALSIEHVAVHFGGLVAISDLHFTVGEGELVSLIGPNGAGKTTAFNVITGFLRPTKGKVVYRGTPLTGLKPHEVTKLGLVRTFQRTSVFDSCTVFENVLMGLHRRVHIGLVATILALPSSTRAEAELREQAWEILRLVGIEHRASELGGSLPYGEQRLLGVALALATNPSALLLDEPVSGMNPTETGNFVRLLAKIRERGTTILLVEHDMPMVMGISDRVVVLNNGRLIAEGPPSVVQNDPEVIRAYLGQGAKSA; this comes from the coding sequence ATGAACGCGCCTGTTGCGGCGACCGCTGCGCTCGAGCGGCCGGTCGCGCTCTCCATCGAGCATGTGGCGGTCCATTTCGGCGGACTGGTCGCGATCTCCGACCTGCACTTCACCGTCGGCGAAGGCGAGCTCGTCAGCCTGATCGGGCCCAACGGCGCCGGCAAGACGACGGCCTTCAACGTCATCACCGGCTTCCTGCGCCCGACCAAGGGCAAGGTGGTGTATCGCGGCACGCCGCTGACCGGCCTGAAGCCGCATGAGGTGACCAAGCTCGGGCTGGTGCGCACCTTCCAGCGCACCAGCGTCTTCGACAGCTGCACGGTCTTCGAGAATGTGCTGATGGGCCTGCACCGGCGCGTCCACATCGGCCTTGTGGCCACCATTCTCGCGCTGCCGAGCAGCACGCGGGCCGAGGCGGAGCTGCGCGAGCAGGCGTGGGAAATCCTGCGCCTCGTCGGCATCGAGCACCGTGCGTCGGAACTCGGCGGCAGCCTGCCCTATGGCGAGCAGCGCCTGCTCGGTGTCGCGCTGGCGCTGGCGACGAACCCGAGCGCACTGCTGCTCGACGAGCCGGTGTCGGGCATGAACCCGACCGAGACCGGCAATTTCGTGCGGCTTCTCGCGAAGATCCGCGAGCGCGGCACGACCATTCTTCTCGTCGAGCACGACATGCCGATGGTGATGGGCATCTCCGATCGCGTCGTCGTTCTCAACAATGGTCGCCTGATCGCGGAAGGCCCGCCGTCGGTCGTGCAGAACGACCCCGAGGTGATCCGCGCCTATCTTGGCCAGGGAGCTAAGAGTGCTTGA
- a CDS encoding ABC transporter ATP-binding protein, with translation MLEIRNIVCRYGKVTALKGISLTVPQNKLVALIGANGAGKSTTLRSISGLVPPVSGQILFKGVDITRASPARILSLGIAHCPEGRRVFPHMTVAENLAMGSYLRRDRAAVETDLERTFEQFPRLAERRRQVAGTLSGGEQQMLAIGRAMMSRPSLILFDEPSLGLAPNIVERTFEIICGIRDSGTTVLMVEQNAYSALEMCDYAYLLETGSMALEGPGEQMISNPHVREAYLGGGMAHSL, from the coding sequence GTGCTTGAGATACGCAACATCGTCTGCCGCTATGGCAAGGTCACGGCGCTCAAGGGCATCAGCCTGACCGTCCCGCAGAACAAGCTGGTGGCGCTGATCGGCGCCAACGGCGCCGGCAAGAGCACCACGCTGCGCTCGATCTCCGGCCTCGTGCCGCCGGTCAGCGGGCAGATCCTGTTCAAGGGCGTGGACATCACGCGTGCCTCGCCGGCCCGCATCCTCTCGCTGGGCATCGCCCACTGCCCGGAGGGGCGGCGCGTCTTTCCGCACATGACGGTGGCGGAGAACCTGGCGATGGGCAGCTATCTGCGCCGGGACCGGGCGGCGGTGGAGACGGATCTCGAGCGCACCTTCGAGCAGTTTCCCCGTCTGGCGGAGCGGCGCCGGCAAGTGGCCGGCACGCTCTCCGGCGGCGAGCAGCAGATGCTCGCCATCGGCCGGGCGATGATGTCGCGTCCCTCGCTGATCCTCTTCGACGAGCCCTCGCTGGGCCTCGCCCCGAACATCGTCGAGCGCACCTTCGAGATCATCTGCGGCATCCGCGACAGCGGCACCACCGTGCTGATGGTGGAACAGAACGCCTATTCCGCGCTGGAGATGTGCGACTACGCCTATCTCCTCGAGACCGGCTCCATGGCGCTGGAAGGCCCGGGCGAGCAGATGATCAGCAATCCGCATGTGCGTGAGGCCTATCTGGGCGGGGGCATGGCGCATAGCCTCTAG
- a CDS encoding ArgE/DapE family deacylase yields MSTVSRQDILSVIDANRDQAVAFLQKMVSIPSVTGDEAAIQDYLSKYMAGIGLDVDMWETDWEELKKHPGYRPVDRGYENRPNIVATWKGQGGGRSLLLNGHTDVIPVGNGEGWSDNPWSAAIKDGRVYGRGSCDMKSGVASHILAVQFLQAAGVKLKGDVYINVVIDEEVSGHGTLDTVIRGYKADAGISGETSDLAVQPACIGRIWFEIEIQGKPAGVQQRYLGVSGIELGYKITQAVNALEAHRVATVSHPLYPSAIDSLPCLIGSFQAGNYPSAFPATCLLKGSIGTVPGEDHEGVKQSLVDQIAKAAAEDPWMKDHPPVVRFVGYDAQASEIPRDHAIVTTVSDVYKEITGKAPVISGRQGAADTRFLNLYADTPTVIFGPGSTAVMHANDEYVSIDDYVTAIKVMALSILDWCEAAEG; encoded by the coding sequence ATGAGCACCGTCTCGCGGCAGGACATCCTGTCGGTCATCGACGCCAATCGCGACCAGGCGGTCGCTTTCCTGCAGAAGATGGTCTCCATCCCCAGCGTCACCGGGGACGAGGCCGCCATCCAGGACTATCTGTCCAAGTACATGGCCGGCATCGGCCTCGACGTCGACATGTGGGAGACCGACTGGGAGGAGCTGAAGAAGCACCCCGGCTACCGGCCGGTCGACCGCGGCTATGAGAACCGTCCGAACATCGTCGCCACCTGGAAGGGCCAGGGCGGCGGCCGGTCGCTGCTCCTCAACGGCCACACCGACGTCATCCCGGTCGGCAACGGAGAGGGGTGGAGTGACAATCCGTGGTCGGCCGCGATCAAGGACGGGCGCGTCTACGGGCGCGGCTCCTGCGACATGAAGAGCGGCGTCGCCAGCCACATCCTCGCCGTGCAGTTCCTGCAGGCCGCCGGCGTCAAGCTGAAGGGCGACGTCTACATCAACGTCGTCATCGACGAGGAAGTCAGCGGCCACGGCACGCTCGACACGGTGATCCGCGGCTACAAGGCGGATGCCGGCATTTCCGGCGAAACCAGCGACCTCGCCGTCCAGCCGGCCTGCATCGGCCGCATCTGGTTCGAGATCGAGATCCAGGGCAAGCCGGCCGGCGTGCAGCAGCGCTATCTGGGCGTGAGCGGCATCGAGCTCGGCTACAAGATCACGCAGGCGGTCAACGCGCTGGAGGCGCACCGCGTCGCCACCGTGTCCCACCCGCTTTACCCCAGCGCGATAGATTCCCTTCCCTGCCTGATCGGCAGTTTCCAAGCCGGCAATTATCCGAGCGCCTTCCCGGCGACCTGCCTGCTCAAGGGCAGCATCGGAACGGTGCCGGGCGAGGACCATGAGGGCGTCAAGCAGAGCCTGGTCGATCAGATCGCGAAGGCCGCCGCCGAGGATCCGTGGATGAAGGACCACCCGCCGGTGGTTCGGTTCGTCGGCTACGATGCGCAGGCGTCCGAAATCCCGCGCGACCACGCCATCGTGACCACGGTGAGCGACGTCTACAAGGAGATCACCGGCAAGGCCCCGGTCATCAGCGGCCGTCAGGGCGCGGCGGACACCCGCTTCCTGAACCTCTACGCCGATACGCCGACCGTCATCTTCGGTCCCGGCTCGACGGCCGTGATGCACGCCAATGACGAGTATGTCTCGATCGACGACTACGTCACCGCGATCAAGGTCATGGCGCTCAGCATCCTCGACTGGTGCGAGGCCGCCGAGGGCTGA
- a CDS encoding LLM class flavin-dependent oxidoreductase has product MTMLSKTFGIAARNFVAYPSMPDARALVDYGVRVEELGYDSVWVWDHMLLGVDPNFPIIDSLTTLTGIAARTTKIRMGTGILVLPLRNPVALAKQLSSMDQLSNGRLVMGMAAGWYKREFDAMSLPFGKRGKIMDQNLEIMRRLWTEELVTGDYKIEDEATGVQLNYKLSKAVMYPKPAQPHLPILIGGYADAALKRAGATGDGWLTYFYRAEDFKKSWDKVLGFAKEAGKDPSQVMNASQLPIMVGPSKDAVREDMMDWLNKEWDFPEHSDCTRESAIMGSVDECVAQLKEHLDAGVQKIIFVPYKYQMDQIETIAREIIPRLKAS; this is encoded by the coding sequence ATGACTATGCTGTCCAAGACGTTCGGCATCGCGGCGCGGAACTTCGTCGCCTACCCCAGCATGCCCGATGCCCGCGCTCTGGTTGACTATGGCGTTCGCGTCGAGGAACTCGGCTATGATTCCGTTTGGGTCTGGGATCACATGCTGCTGGGCGTCGACCCGAACTTCCCGATCATCGACTCGCTCACCACGCTGACCGGCATCGCCGCCCGCACCACCAAGATCCGCATGGGCACCGGCATTCTGGTGCTGCCGCTCCGCAACCCGGTCGCCCTTGCCAAGCAGCTTTCGTCGATGGACCAGCTGTCGAACGGCCGCCTCGTCATGGGCATGGCCGCGGGCTGGTACAAGCGCGAATTCGACGCCATGAGCCTGCCCTTCGGCAAGCGCGGCAAGATCATGGACCAGAATCTCGAGATCATGCGCCGCCTCTGGACCGAGGAACTCGTCACCGGCGACTACAAGATCGAGGACGAGGCCACCGGCGTGCAGTTGAACTACAAGCTGTCGAAGGCGGTGATGTATCCCAAGCCCGCGCAGCCGCATCTTCCCATCCTGATCGGCGGTTATGCCGATGCGGCGCTCAAGCGCGCCGGCGCCACCGGCGATGGCTGGCTGACCTATTTCTACCGCGCCGAAGACTTCAAGAAGTCCTGGGACAAGGTGCTCGGCTTCGCCAAGGAGGCCGGCAAGGATCCGAGCCAGGTCATGAACGCCTCGCAGCTGCCGATCATGGTCGGCCCGTCCAAGGACGCGGTCCGCGAGGACATGATGGACTGGCTCAACAAGGAATGGGATTTCCCCGAGCACAGCGACTGCACCCGCGAGAGCGCCATCATGGGCTCGGTCGACGAGTGCGTCGCCCAGCTGAAGGAGCATCTCGACGCCGGCGTCCAGAAGATCATCTTCGTTCCCTACAAGTATCAGATGGACCAGATCGAAACGATCGCCCGCGAAATCATTCCGCGCCTCAAGGCCAGCTGA